In Pirellula sp. SH-Sr6A, the DNA window TGAATGATGATATGGCATTTGACCAATTCACGTTGGAGCAAATCGCCGGGGATCTACTCCCTCAAGCGACATCCTCGCAGATCGTCGCCACCGGTTTCCACCGCAATACGCAAATCAATCAAGAGGGAGGAGTCGATCCCGAGCAGTTTCGCATCGAAAGCATTTTCGACCGCGTCGCGACGACAGGAACCGTCTTCCTCGGACTCACGGTAGGTTGCGCGCAATGCCACGATCATAAATTCGATCCGATCACGCAGAAGGAATACTACCGGCTCTTTGCGTTTTTCAACAACCAGGACGAACCAGAGCACAAAATTTTCCCCGAGGGAATCGATCCGGCCGCATTAAAAGCCGAGCGTGATTCAGCGATGCGTTCCCTCGATGACAAACTTCGCCCACTCGCCGAGAGCATCGAGCAGTGGGAGAAAGGGCTGGAGAAGGGCGAGCAGGAAAAATTGCCGAAGCCGGTGAAAGACGCTTTGAAAGTAGAGACAAAGAAACGCAATGCCCTGCATCGTGCATCGCTCTACACCGCCAGTCTTCAGCGAGAGAAAAACAGTCTTCAGCAAGAGAAAGAGGCCGAGACCGTCGATCCTGCGATCCGAGAGCTGCAGAACCGAATCGTCGAGATCGACAGGGAGTTAGCCGCTGGGGTATCGACTCTGGTAATGAAGGAAAAGCCGGAGGGACGCAACACGACCGTCTTCATCCAAGGGGATTTCACTCGCCCCGACGAACCGGTGCAGCCAGGTGTTCCGAGCGTGCTCCACCGTTTCGCGCCGCAAAGCGACAAACCCAACCGGCTCGATCTGGCGCGCTGGATTGTAGATCGGGAGAATCCCCTCACCGCGCGTGTCCTGGTAAACCGCGTATGGCAAGTCTACTTCGGACGGGGGATTGTCGAGACGGAAAATGACTTTGGATTGCAGAGCGCGGTTCCCACCCATCCCGAGTTGCTGGACTGGCTAGCGATCGACTGGATGAAGGGTGGCTGGAGTTTGAAGTCCTTACATCGCAGAATTGTCTGCTCGGACGCCTACACGCGAAGCTCACTTGGGCGCAGCGACTTGATCCATGTTGATCGCGACAATTACTGGTTAGCAAAACAGAATCGCCTTCGGTTGGACGCGGAGTTGGTCCGAGATGTGGGGCTGGCCGCCAGCGGATTGCTCAGTCCCAAATTGGGAGGGCCTCCCGTCTTCCCACCGATCCCGGATGGTGTCATGACACAGGGGCAAGTTAAAAGGGAATGGAAAGTGAGCCAGGGCGAGGACCGCTACCGCCGAGGGGTTTACACCTTTATCTTCCGCGCCACGCCACCCCCTTCTCTGAACGTGTTCGATGCACCGGAGGGAAACAGCAGTTGCACACGCCGCAATCGAAGCAACACGCCCCTTCAGGCTTTGACCCTTCTCAATGACTCCGCCTTTGTGGAATTCGCGCAAGCTCTCTCGAAGATCGTCGAGCGCGAAGGAGTGGAGGTTGCCTTTCAGCGCTGTACGTCTCGATTGCCTACGGAAGAGGAACTGGCGGTTCTTCGCCAGCTTGATCCGTTTAGCGCGGCGAGGGTTCTCCTCAACCTCGATGAAACGCTCACTCGCGAGTGAGCTTGCGAAAGCGCATCCACGACAACCCAAGCCAATGGACAACGCCAGAACGAAATCATGAATCGATCCAACCATCCATTTGAACTAGCTCTGCAACAGGAAACGCGTCGCCACTTCTTTGAACGATGTGGAATTGGGGTAGGTGCTCTGGCGCTGCAACAGTTGTTGGCGCAATCTGGTTTTGGGGCCGGTTTCGAGAGCAATGCGCTCGCGCCGAAGGATCCGCATTTTGCTCCGAAGGCGAAGCGAGTCATCTTTTTGTTCATGGCGGGGGGCCCCTCCCAACTGGACATGCTCGACTACAAGCCCGCGTTGAACCAGTTGAACGGGCAACCAATTCCGCAGAGTTATGTGGAAGGGAAGCGGTTTGCATTCATGGACAGCAGTCACCGCATCAATTTGCTCGGAACGCGGCGAACCTTTGCCCAGTATGGAGAGACGGGATCTTGGGTAAGCGATCTGCTACCTCATACGGCCAAGATCGTGGACGATCTCACATTTATCCGCACGTGCAAAACCGATTTGTTCAACCATGCTCCCGCCAAGCTGTTTATGAATACTGGGACTGGGCAGTTCGGTCGCCCCAGCATGGGGGCTTGGTTGACATACGGATTGGGAAGCGAGTGCAATGACTTGCCTGGCTTCGTGGTATTGCAGAGCGGCCCCCGCGGTCCTCGCGGAGGTGCGATTCTCTGGGGGAGCGGCATGTTGCCATCGACGTATCAAGGAGTGCCGCTACGAAACAAGGGTGAGCCGATCTTGAATTTAACGACACCGGAGCAAGTCACCGAGGAGAAACAGATTGAAGTGATTCGCGCGGTGGGAGAGCTCAATGCGATGCGGTTTGCCAACACGGGGGACGACGAGATCGCAACACGAATCAATGCGTATGAAATGGCTTATCGTATGCAGTCCAGCGCGCCGGATTTGATGGATACTTCGGATGAGACCCAAGAGACCCTCGACTTGTATGGCATCCGGGATCCCAAGGAGTCGACGTTTGCCAGGAACTGTTTGTTAGCCCGAAGGTTAGCAGAACGCGGGGTTCGATTCATACAGCTTTACCACACCAACTGGGACCATCACGGAGGTCCGACCGAGAACTTAGAAAAGCACTTGCCCGAAATCAGCAAGGAGATCGATCAGCCCTGCGCGGGGTTGGTTCAAGATCTACAGCGTCGTGGGCTTCTCGATGACACGATTGTCATTTGGGGAGGAGAGTTCGGCAGGACACCGATGGGAGAGGTGCGAGAATCGACGGGGCGAAACCATCACATCGATGCATTCACCATGTGGTTTGCCGGAGGCGGTTTCAAGCCGGGTGTGAGCTATGGCGAGACCGACGAGTTTGGATTTGGACCGATCGATCAGTCGGTGCATGTGCGCGACATCCATGCAACCATCTTGCATCAGCTTGGACTGCATCACGAGCGTCTGACGGTGCGTTCTCAAGGACTTGATTTCCGTTTGACCGGTGTCCTCCCAGCGCGTGTTGTGAAAGAAGTTTTGGCGTAGTTCTACTCCTTTCCTTCACGAAATCTTCTAAGTGCCCAGCAGCCCGACATTATGACGCAGTATGCGCTCTTCTTTTCCAGAATCGGAAAGAGCGCACAGAAACCCATTATTAGAAAATCCACTACCACGCGTCTCAGAACTGTGCAAAACTGCAACGAAAGACCCCATTGCAGTAAACTTTTTGATAGTCAAGCAATGGATTTAAAAAAACAACTAATCAAACGACTCAAAAACGATCGAAAAAACCTGCACAAATCCTGCATGGGCGCGTAAACTCTCTAAATATCCCTCGTTAGGGGCGTCGGAGTCCCCCACAAAGAGTGCGAGGGATATGAGGTTGGTGAAATCATTTTTTTGCGAAGGGGAACGTATGTTACAGAAGCGTAAAGGCTTCACGCTCGTTGAATTGTTGGTCGTTATTGCGATCATCGGAATTTTGGTCGGGCTGCTGTTGCCCGCCGTGCAAGCGGCTCGGGAAGCGGCACGCCGTATGAGCTGCAGCAACAACATGAAGCAGTTGGCATTGTCGATGCACAACTATGAGAGCTCATTCAAGAAAGTCTCGCGTTTGGCGACTTGGGTCGACAAGGGACTTGGAATGCAGCAATCGAACTGGAATGGATATTCCGCACACGTCGGAATCCTTCCGTTCATCGAACAGAACAATCTGTTCCAGCAGTTTACCTTCACCCTCTATCACTACGACAACCCGGCACCACCCCCTGCCGGTGTTAGCGTAACGCCTTTGATCTTGGGACGTACCCCGATTCCAGCATTCCTTTGCCCATCGGATCGCCCTTATCCGTCGGCAGCTGAATTGGGACAAAACAATTACGGCTGGAGCGAAGGCTCGAACGTGGGTTGGAACACCGCTGCAGGAAATCAAAACGGTTTCTACAAGCGAAACGTCGATACCAAGTTTGGGGACATCACCGACGGTCTTTCCAACACCATTATGATGGCGGAATTCGTCAAGGGTGACGCAACAACAGCGATCCTCACCAACATGGGTGACTTCGCTCGTAACATTCCCCTTCCTTTCGCCATGAAGCCAACTCAAGCTCAGCTTGATGCTTACGGTGCTCTCACCGCAGCAGCTGGTGCGACCCACCGTGCCGACGCAGGATTCCGCTGGGCTGCTCCTGGCTTCTACAACACGGCCATTAACACCGTTGCACCACCAAACTGGCGGTTCCCCGCTGGTATGGCGTGTGATGGTTGCGGTCAAGGAGACTCCTCCGGTGTATTCCCAGCACGAAGCCGACACACCGGTGGCGTAATGCACGCTCTCGGTGACGGTTCGGTTACTTTCATCAGTAACAGCGTGGATCTCATCACCTACCAATCGCTGGGTTCAGCTATTGGTGCCGATGTGCCTGGCGAGTACTAAGAGCTCTTGGTAGCTTAATCAACATTCCCTCTGGGCTCTTTTTGGAGTCCAGAGGGTTTTTTACTTTCGGAACCGCGTTTAAGAGATTTAGGAATTCAATCGTGTTGCGAAATTTGCTTCTAGGAACGTTGGTCCTTGGTGCGTTTGTCGGTTGTGGTGGCGGTGGTAACGTGGAGTATTCCCAAGTGATTGAAGGGGTCCCGACAGAGGGGATCGATCAATTGCGAGTAATGCTCGAGGAGACCGCTAAAAACGGCAAGCCATTGGGAAGTGGTGCGGTGGTTTATCAACGTCAGTTGAACATGCTGAGCACGACCGATATGGAAAAGGCGAAGGCCCTCCAGCCCTACATGGACGAACTGATGGGGC includes these proteins:
- a CDS encoding PSD1 and planctomycete cytochrome C domain-containing protein, which gives rise to MPPLHKILFSPLLARVFASYWLASIGFAATGSMGFGADGPLRFNRDIRPLLSEYCLACHGFDASKREAGLRLDTYEGATAELDSGEIAVRPGDPDASELISRILSEDESSMMPPPESGKKLSREQKERLTQWIRDGAKYEPHWAFAKPEASLPPTDPKQVGDFANPIDAFIYQKLEQQSIAASPRASAETLLRRVYLDLIGIPPTPTEIQDFQSDYASRGLKAYTERVEQLLENPHYGEKWGRWWLDQARYADSHGYSIDAPRSIWPYRDWVIQALNDDMAFDQFTLEQIAGDLLPQATSSQIVATGFHRNTQINQEGGVDPEQFRIESIFDRVATTGTVFLGLTVGCAQCHDHKFDPITQKEYYRLFAFFNNQDEPEHKIFPEGIDPAALKAERDSAMRSLDDKLRPLAESIEQWEKGLEKGEQEKLPKPVKDALKVETKKRNALHRASLYTASLQREKNSLQQEKEAETVDPAIRELQNRIVEIDRELAAGVSTLVMKEKPEGRNTTVFIQGDFTRPDEPVQPGVPSVLHRFAPQSDKPNRLDLARWIVDRENPLTARVLVNRVWQVYFGRGIVETENDFGLQSAVPTHPELLDWLAIDWMKGGWSLKSLHRRIVCSDAYTRSSLGRSDLIHVDRDNYWLAKQNRLRLDAELVRDVGLAASGLLSPKLGGPPVFPPIPDGVMTQGQVKREWKVSQGEDRYRRGVYTFIFRATPPPSLNVFDAPEGNSSCTRRNRSNTPLQALTLLNDSAFVEFAQALSKIVEREGVEVAFQRCTSRLPTEEELAVLRQLDPFSAARVLLNLDETLTRE
- a CDS encoding DUF1501 domain-containing protein, which produces MNRSNHPFELALQQETRRHFFERCGIGVGALALQQLLAQSGFGAGFESNALAPKDPHFAPKAKRVIFLFMAGGPSQLDMLDYKPALNQLNGQPIPQSYVEGKRFAFMDSSHRINLLGTRRTFAQYGETGSWVSDLLPHTAKIVDDLTFIRTCKTDLFNHAPAKLFMNTGTGQFGRPSMGAWLTYGLGSECNDLPGFVVLQSGPRGPRGGAILWGSGMLPSTYQGVPLRNKGEPILNLTTPEQVTEEKQIEVIRAVGELNAMRFANTGDDEIATRINAYEMAYRMQSSAPDLMDTSDETQETLDLYGIRDPKESTFARNCLLARRLAERGVRFIQLYHTNWDHHGGPTENLEKHLPEISKEIDQPCAGLVQDLQRRGLLDDTIVIWGGEFGRTPMGEVRESTGRNHHIDAFTMWFAGGGFKPGVSYGETDEFGFGPIDQSVHVRDIHATILHQLGLHHERLTVRSQGLDFRLTGVLPARVVKEVLA
- a CDS encoding DUF1559 domain-containing protein, yielding MLQKRKGFTLVELLVVIAIIGILVGLLLPAVQAAREAARRMSCSNNMKQLALSMHNYESSFKKVSRLATWVDKGLGMQQSNWNGYSAHVGILPFIEQNNLFQQFTFTLYHYDNPAPPPAGVSVTPLILGRTPIPAFLCPSDRPYPSAAELGQNNYGWSEGSNVGWNTAAGNQNGFYKRNVDTKFGDITDGLSNTIMMAEFVKGDATTAILTNMGDFARNIPLPFAMKPTQAQLDAYGALTAAAGATHRADAGFRWAAPGFYNTAINTVAPPNWRFPAGMACDGCGQGDSSGVFPARSRHTGGVMHALGDGSVTFISNSVDLITYQSLGSAIGADVPGEY